The proteins below are encoded in one region of Scomber japonicus isolate fScoJap1 chromosome 2, fScoJap1.pri, whole genome shotgun sequence:
- the coro2aa gene encoding coronin-2A isoform X2, with protein MTWRPQYRSSKFRHVFGKAATKESCYDGVPITRSVQDNNFCAVNPRFLAVITECAGGGAFLVLSVHHTGKVDPHQPRVSGHRGNVLDIKWNPFNDYCIASCSEDTTVKVWDIPPHGVLKNLTVPWKDLQGHSRRVGLVEWHPTANNILFSTAYDYKVMIWNLDCPEQVIKNPVRTISHHTDVVLSMSFSTDGSLLATTCKDRRVRLMESHSGNLLREANSKTHKASKVLILGNMKMLLTSGTSRWNDRQIALWDQDDLSVPLLEDNLDGSSGVIFPFYDPDTHMLYLAGKGDGNIRYYEISSEKPYIHFLTEYRSHLPQKGMGVMPKRGLDVSSCEVFRFYKLVTIKGLIEPLSMIVPRRSESYQEDIYPMTAGNKPALTSEEWLSGIDKGPVLMSLKPGSHVAEPYSELTKGSGNLLDSRRSQSRPGMLQLAYIQEQLGTKDRKEGNGLTEGDKSWMPVSNGEDLALCSPPRTENELLLKFHKQQDEIRRLRELLNQRDVRITQLELEIKNIKNIQPQSSL; from the exons atGACATGGCGTCCTCAGTACCGCAGCTCCAAGTTCCGACACGTGTTTGGTAAGGCTGCCACCAAGGAGAGCTGCTATGATGGCGTGCCAATCACACGCAGCGTCCAGGACAACAACTTCTGTGCTGTCAACCCACGTTTCCTGGCAGTCATCACCGAGTGTGCCGGGGGAGGGGCCTTCCTGGTGCTGTCTGTCCATCAT ACAGGAAAAGTGGACCCTCACCAGCCTCGAGTATCGGGCCACAGAGGCAACGTGTTAGACATCAAATGGAATCCGTTCAACGACTACTGCATCGCCTCCTGCTCCGAGGACACCACg gTCAAAGTGTGGGATATCCCTCCTCATGGCGTGCTGAAGAACCTCACAGTACCCTGGAAGGATCTTCAGGGTCACAGCCGCAGAGTGGGCCTCGTTGAGTGGCACCCGACTGCTAATAACATCCTCTTCAGTACCGCCTATGACTATAAG GTGATGATCTGGAACCTGGACTGTCCCGAGCAGGTGATAAAGAACCCCGTGCGGACCATCAGCCACCACACAGATGTGGTCCTCTCCATGTCTTTCAGTACGGACGGCAGCCTCCTGGCCACCACCTGCAAGGACAGGAGGGTCAGACTCATGGAGTCACACTCAGGAAACCTGCTGCGG GAAGCCAACTCCAAGACGCACAAAGCCAGTAAGGTGCTGATCCTGGGTAACATGAAGATGCTCCTCACGTCAGGCACTTCACGCTGGAATGATCGACAGATAGCTCTGTGGGATCAG gaTGATCTGTCTGTGCCTTTGTTAGAAGATAACCTGGACGGTTCGTCAGGGGTCATCTTTCCTTTCTACGACCCcgacacacacatgctttacCTTGCTGGGAAG GGTGACGGGAATATCAGGTACTACGAGATCAGCTCAGAAAAACCATATATCCACTTTTTAACAGAGTACCGCTCACACCTACCTCAGAAAGGGATGG GTGTGATGCCAAAGAGAGGACTAGATGTGAGCTCGTGTGAGGTGTTCAGGTTCTACAAACTGGTGACAATCAAGGGTCTCATTGAGCCTCTGTCCATGATCGTACCCCGCAGG tCGGAGTCGTACCAAGAAGACATCTATCCAATGACGGCTGGTAACAAACCTGCTTTGACCTCAGAGGAGTGGCTCAGCGGCATCGACAAAG GTCCAGTGCTGATGTCTCTGAAGCCGGGAAGTCACGTAGCAGAGCCATATTCAGAGCTGACCAAGGGGTCCGGAAACTTGCTGGACAGTCGCAGGTCGCAGAGCAGGCCGGGCATGCTGCAGCTGGCGTACATTCAGGAACAACTGGGGACCAAAGACCGCAAAGAGGGCAACGGTCTTACAGAGGGAGACAAGAGTTGGATGCCTGTTAGCAACGGAGAAGACCTCGCACTTTGCTCTCCTCCTCGGACAGAGAATGAG
- the coro2aa gene encoding coronin-2A isoform X1: MTVSKMTWRPQYRSSKFRHVFGKAATKESCYDGVPITRSVQDNNFCAVNPRFLAVITECAGGGAFLVLSVHHTGKVDPHQPRVSGHRGNVLDIKWNPFNDYCIASCSEDTTVKVWDIPPHGVLKNLTVPWKDLQGHSRRVGLVEWHPTANNILFSTAYDYKVMIWNLDCPEQVIKNPVRTISHHTDVVLSMSFSTDGSLLATTCKDRRVRLMESHSGNLLREANSKTHKASKVLILGNMKMLLTSGTSRWNDRQIALWDQDDLSVPLLEDNLDGSSGVIFPFYDPDTHMLYLAGKGDGNIRYYEISSEKPYIHFLTEYRSHLPQKGMGVMPKRGLDVSSCEVFRFYKLVTIKGLIEPLSMIVPRRSESYQEDIYPMTAGNKPALTSEEWLSGIDKGPVLMSLKPGSHVAEPYSELTKGSGNLLDSRRSQSRPGMLQLAYIQEQLGTKDRKEGNGLTEGDKSWMPVSNGEDLALCSPPRTENELLLKFHKQQDEIRRLRELLNQRDVRITQLELEIKNIKNIQPQSSL, translated from the exons atGACATGGCGTCCTCAGTACCGCAGCTCCAAGTTCCGACACGTGTTTGGTAAGGCTGCCACCAAGGAGAGCTGCTATGATGGCGTGCCAATCACACGCAGCGTCCAGGACAACAACTTCTGTGCTGTCAACCCACGTTTCCTGGCAGTCATCACCGAGTGTGCCGGGGGAGGGGCCTTCCTGGTGCTGTCTGTCCATCAT ACAGGAAAAGTGGACCCTCACCAGCCTCGAGTATCGGGCCACAGAGGCAACGTGTTAGACATCAAATGGAATCCGTTCAACGACTACTGCATCGCCTCCTGCTCCGAGGACACCACg gTCAAAGTGTGGGATATCCCTCCTCATGGCGTGCTGAAGAACCTCACAGTACCCTGGAAGGATCTTCAGGGTCACAGCCGCAGAGTGGGCCTCGTTGAGTGGCACCCGACTGCTAATAACATCCTCTTCAGTACCGCCTATGACTATAAG GTGATGATCTGGAACCTGGACTGTCCCGAGCAGGTGATAAAGAACCCCGTGCGGACCATCAGCCACCACACAGATGTGGTCCTCTCCATGTCTTTCAGTACGGACGGCAGCCTCCTGGCCACCACCTGCAAGGACAGGAGGGTCAGACTCATGGAGTCACACTCAGGAAACCTGCTGCGG GAAGCCAACTCCAAGACGCACAAAGCCAGTAAGGTGCTGATCCTGGGTAACATGAAGATGCTCCTCACGTCAGGCACTTCACGCTGGAATGATCGACAGATAGCTCTGTGGGATCAG gaTGATCTGTCTGTGCCTTTGTTAGAAGATAACCTGGACGGTTCGTCAGGGGTCATCTTTCCTTTCTACGACCCcgacacacacatgctttacCTTGCTGGGAAG GGTGACGGGAATATCAGGTACTACGAGATCAGCTCAGAAAAACCATATATCCACTTTTTAACAGAGTACCGCTCACACCTACCTCAGAAAGGGATGG GTGTGATGCCAAAGAGAGGACTAGATGTGAGCTCGTGTGAGGTGTTCAGGTTCTACAAACTGGTGACAATCAAGGGTCTCATTGAGCCTCTGTCCATGATCGTACCCCGCAGG tCGGAGTCGTACCAAGAAGACATCTATCCAATGACGGCTGGTAACAAACCTGCTTTGACCTCAGAGGAGTGGCTCAGCGGCATCGACAAAG GTCCAGTGCTGATGTCTCTGAAGCCGGGAAGTCACGTAGCAGAGCCATATTCAGAGCTGACCAAGGGGTCCGGAAACTTGCTGGACAGTCGCAGGTCGCAGAGCAGGCCGGGCATGCTGCAGCTGGCGTACATTCAGGAACAACTGGGGACCAAAGACCGCAAAGAGGGCAACGGTCTTACAGAGGGAGACAAGAGTTGGATGCCTGTTAGCAACGGAGAAGACCTCGCACTTTGCTCTCCTCCTCGGACAGAGAATGAG